In Pseudomonas sp. ADAK2, the genomic window GCGGCCGTGTATCATCATCGCGCCGTGGTGCAGTTGTTCGGCGTAGTCGCCCTGGGCCCAGACGCCGGGGAACAGGCTGAAATAGGATTTGCGCAGCTTTTCTCCGTCCGGGTCATGCCACAGCCCGACGGGCATCGCCGGGAAGTGTCGGGTACACACCAGCTCGCCTTTTTCGCCGATCACCGGTCGGCCTTCGTCATTCCACACCTCGACCGCCATGCCCAGGCTCTTGCCCATGATCTCGCCCCGGCGGACCGGTGACAGCGGATTGCCATTGACGAAGCACGAGACGATATCGGTGCCACCGGACATCGAAGCCAGGCACACGTCTGCTTTCACATCGCGATAGACGAAGTCGTAGCTTTGCGGTGACAGCGCCGAGCCGGTGCAGAGCAAGGTTTGCAGGCTGCCAAGGTCATGGCTCTGTCGAGGTTTCAGGCCGCTGCTTTCCAGGGTCGCGAGGAACTTGGGGCTGGTGCCGAACACGTTGATGCGCTCGTCGTCGATCAGGTCGATCAAGCGTTCCGGGCCAGGGTGAAACGGCGAGCCGTCGTACAACACCACGGCGCTGCCGACGGCCAGGGCTGACACCAACCAGTTCCACATCATCCAGCCGCAGGTGGTGTAGTAGAACAAACGGCTGCCGGCACCGAGATCGCCATGCAGACCGTGTTCCTTGGCGTGCTGCAACAACACACCGCCGGTGCTGTGGATGATGCATTTGGGCACGCCGGTGGTGCCGCTGGAATAGAGGATGTACAGCGGATGGGCGAATGGCACCGGGACAAAATCCGGTTCGCCGCCGATGTCGTAAAAATCGTCCCAGAGCGTGACGTTGGCCTGGGTGTGGAATTCGTCGATGTGCGTCTGTGGCCGGGCGTAAGGCACGACGATCAACTGCTCCAAGGTGGGCAATCGTTCGAGGATTTCGTTGACCTTGGCGCGTTGGTCGATGTCCTTGCCGGCATAGCGATAACCGGCGCAGGTGATCAGCACTTTCGGCTCGATCTGGCCGAAACGGTCGATCACCCCTTGGGTGCCGAAATCCGGCGACGAACAGGACCAGATCGCCCCGAGACTGGTGGTGGCAAGCATCGCCACCAGGGTTTGCCAAGTGTTGGGCATGCACGCCGCCACCCGATCGCCGAGGCCAACACCGGCGGCTTGCAGGCTGTTCTGGAAACCAGCGACATGGCTGGCCAGTTCGGCCCAGGTCAGCTGTTCGCGCTGACCGTTTTCAGCGACCGCGACCACCGCCACCGCATCGTCGCGCCGACGCAGCAAGTGCTCGGCAAAGTTCAGGGTTGCGCCGGGGAACCACTCGGCGCTGGGCATGTGCGGGCCTTCGCGCAGCACCTCGTCGGGTTGATCGTGGAAGCGGATATCGAAGCAGTCGACAATCGCCTGCCAGAACGCCTCCCGCTGATCGATGGACCATTGGTGCAGGGCAGGGTAGTCATCGATCTTGAGGTGATGGCGCTGATTGATGAAGCGCCGAAAGGCTTCCATGCGGGTCTTGCCGATGCGCTGGGCGCTGGGTTGCCAGAGGATGTCGGACATGGTTTGCCTCTCTTCAGTCAGATCGTTCCCACGCTCCGCGTGGGCATGCAGCCCGGGACGCTCCGCGTCCCCAAAGCGGACGCAGAACGTCCATTGAGGCATTCCCACGCAGAGCGTGGGAACGATCCGGGTGGCGGGTTACTGCGCCAACCACCCACCATCAATATTCCACGCCGCGCCCCGCACCTGGCTGCCGGCCTCGCTGCACAAGAACAGCACCAGTTCACCCAGTTGCGGTGGGGTCACGAATTCCAGGGACGGCTGCTTCTCGGCCAGCAAATCATGCTGCGCCTGCTGCGGGTCGATGCCGGTGGCGGCGCGGTCATCGATCTGCTTTTGCACCAAAGGCGTCAGTACCCAGCCCGGGCAAATGGCGTTGCACGTGACCTGGGTGGTCGCGGTTTCCAGGCCGACCACCTTGGTCAAGCCGATCACTCCATGCTTGGCCGCCACATAAGCGGCTTTGCCTACCGAACCCACCTGGCCATGAACCGAGGCGATGTTGATGATCCGCCCCCAATTCTTCGCCCGCATACGCGGCAGGCACAGGCGCGTGCCGTGGAACACCGAAGACAGGTTGATCGCAATGATCGAATCCCAACGCTCCAGCGGAAAGTCTTCCACCGCCGCCACATGCTGGATCCCGGCGTTGTTCACCAGAATATCCACGCCACCGAATTCGCGCTCGGCGTAGGCAATCATCTCGGCGATTTGCTCGGGTTTACTGACGTCTGCCGGATGATGCCCGACCTTGCCGCCAAATTGCTCAACCTCGGCAATCACCTTCGAGGCGTCGCCGAACCCGTTGAGCACCACGTTGGCACCGGCCTTGGCCAGGCTGAGGGCGATGCCCAGGCCGATGCCGCTGGTGGAACCGGTGACCAGTGCGGTCTTGCCTGTAAGAGTCGTCATGAATACCTCACACAATGCCAGTGGCGTAGAAAGTGCCGATTACCACGAAGACCGCCAGGGTCTTGATGATCGTAATACAGAAAATGTCTTTGTAGGCTTCGCGGTGCGTCAGGCCGGTGACCGCGAGCAGGGTAATCACCGCGCCGTTGTGCGGCAGGGTGTCCATGCCGCCACTGGCCATCGCCGCCACTCGGTGCAGCACTTCCAGCGGTATGTTCGCGGCATGGGCTGCGGCGATGAAGTCGTTGGCCATCGCCGCCAGGGCAATGCTCATACCGCCCGATGCGGAACCGGTGATGCCGGCCAGCAGGGTCACGGTAATCGCTTCGTTGACCAGCGGGTTGGGAATGCTTTTCAGCCAGTCGGCCAGCACCAGGAAGCCTGGCAAGGAGGCGATCACCGCGCCGAAACCGTATTCCGACGCGGTGTTCATCGCTGCCAGCAATGCGCCGCTAACCGCACTTTTACTGCCTTCGGCCAGTTTGCTGCGGATCGCCTGGAAGCCGAACACCAGCACCATGATGATCCCGACCAGCAACGCCGCTTGAACCGCCCAGATCGCCGTGAGCTTGGCGATTTCGGTGGTCACCGGCGTGGTCATGCCCGGCAGCGAGAGGCTGTGGGTCTTGCCGTACCACTGCGGGATCCACTGGGTGAACAGCAGGTTCATGATGCCCACCGCCAGCAGCGGCGACAGGGCAATCCACGGATTCGGCAGCTTGATGTCGGCAGCGGTTTCCGGCTCGTTGCGCAGCTCGGTGCCATAACCTTCGCCGGCGCGCTGAGCCTTGTTGCGTTGACGCTGCAGGAACAGCATGCCGGCGCAGAACACGAAGATCGTGCCGATCAGGCCCAGCCACGGCGCCGCCCAGGCGGTGGTGTTGAAGAAGGTGCTGGGGATGATGTTCTGGATTTGCGGGGTGCCGGGCAGGGCGTCCATGGTGAAGGAAAACGCACCGAGGGCGATGGTCGCCGGGATCAGCCGTTTGGGGATATTGCTCTGGCGGAACATCTCGGCGGCAAACGGATACACCGCGAACACCACCACAAACAGCGACACGCCGCCGTAGGTCAGCAAGGCGCAGACCAGCACGATCACCAGCATCGCCTGGCGAGTGCCAAGCAAACGAATGGCCGCCGCAACGATAGAACGCGAGAAGCCCGACAGCTCAATCAGCTTGCCGAACACCGCACCGAGCAGGAACAC contains:
- a CDS encoding acetoacetate--CoA ligase codes for the protein MSDILWQPSAQRIGKTRMEAFRRFINQRHHLKIDDYPALHQWSIDQREAFWQAIVDCFDIRFHDQPDEVLREGPHMPSAEWFPGATLNFAEHLLRRRDDAVAVVAVAENGQREQLTWAELASHVAGFQNSLQAAGVGLGDRVAACMPNTWQTLVAMLATTSLGAIWSCSSPDFGTQGVIDRFGQIEPKVLITCAGYRYAGKDIDQRAKVNEILERLPTLEQLIVVPYARPQTHIDEFHTQANVTLWDDFYDIGGEPDFVPVPFAHPLYILYSSGTTGVPKCIIHSTGGVLLQHAKEHGLHGDLGAGSRLFYYTTCGWMMWNWLVSALAVGSAVVLYDGSPFHPGPERLIDLIDDERINVFGTSPKFLATLESSGLKPRQSHDLGSLQTLLCTGSALSPQSYDFVYRDVKADVCLASMSGGTDIVSCFVNGNPLSPVRRGEIMGKSLGMAVEVWNDEGRPVIGEKGELVCTRHFPAMPVGLWHDPDGEKLRKSYFSLFPGVWAQGDYAEQLHHGAMMIHGRSDAVLNPGGVRIGTAEIYRQVEKVPQVLDSVAIGQQWQDDVRVVLFVRLKDGVTLDETLQQQIRQVIRANTTPRHVPAKILSVTEIPRTISGKVVELAVRNVVHGQAVKNTDALANPEALEQFRDRPELKD
- the hbdH gene encoding 3-hydroxybutyrate dehydrogenase, encoding MTTLTGKTALVTGSTSGIGLGIALSLAKAGANVVLNGFGDASKVIAEVEQFGGKVGHHPADVSKPEQIAEMIAYAEREFGGVDILVNNAGIQHVAAVEDFPLERWDSIIAINLSSVFHGTRLCLPRMRAKNWGRIINIASVHGQVGSVGKAAYVAAKHGVIGLTKVVGLETATTQVTCNAICPGWVLTPLVQKQIDDRAATGIDPQQAQHDLLAEKQPSLEFVTPPQLGELVLFLCSEAGSQVRGAAWNIDGGWLAQ
- a CDS encoding GntP family permease, translated to MSVIIALAALALLMLAAYRGYSVILFAPIAALGAVLLTDPSAVAPAFTGVFMEKMVGFIKLYFPVFLLGAVFGKLIELSGFSRSIVAAAIRLLGTRQAMLVIVLVCALLTYGGVSLFVVVFAVYPFAAEMFRQSNIPKRLIPATIALGAFSFTMDALPGTPQIQNIIPSTFFNTTAWAAPWLGLIGTIFVFCAGMLFLQRQRNKAQRAGEGYGTELRNEPETAADIKLPNPWIALSPLLAVGIMNLLFTQWIPQWYGKTHSLSLPGMTTPVTTEIAKLTAIWAVQAALLVGIIMVLVFGFQAIRSKLAEGSKSAVSGALLAAMNTASEYGFGAVIASLPGFLVLADWLKSIPNPLVNEAITVTLLAGITGSASGGMSIALAAMANDFIAAAHAANIPLEVLHRVAAMASGGMDTLPHNGAVITLLAVTGLTHREAYKDIFCITIIKTLAVFVVIGTFYATGIV